The genomic region CTCGACTCGTCCAGCGTGCACCCGGAGGCGTACCCGGTGGTGCGCCGCATCCTGTCCAGCACCGGTCAGGACGTGCGGTCGCTGATCGGGAAGTCGACGATCCTGCGCGGGCTGAAGGCCACCGACTTCGTCGACGAGACGTTCGGCCTCCCCACGGTCACCGACATCCTCGCCGAACTGGAGAAGCCGGGCCGCGACCCGCGACCCGAGTTCCGCACCGCCACCTTCGTGGAGGGCGTGGAGAAGATCGGTGACCTGACCCCGGGGATGGTGCTGGAGGGCGTGGTGACGAACGTGGCCGCGTTCGGCGCCTTCGTCGACGTCGGGGTGCACCAGGACGGTCTGGTGCACGTGTCGGCGATGTCGCGGACCTTCGTCAAGGACCCGCGCGAGGTCGTCAAGTCCGGCGACGTGGTCAAGGTCAAGGTGCTCGACGTCGACGTACCCCGCAAGCGGATCTCCCTGACCCTGCGGCTGGAGGACGAGCCCGGCGCCGAGGCGGGCGCGCGACCGGCCCGCGGCGGCCGGGGCGACGCCGGAGCCCGTGGCGAGGCCGGCGGGCGCGGTGGCGGTCAGGGCGGCGCTGGCGGTCAGGGCGGGGGCCCGCGCGGCGGCGGACGCGAGGGTCAGCGCGGCGGCCAGCGCGGTCAGGGCGGCGGCGGGCGCGGCGGTCAGGGCGACGGGGGTGGCGCCCGGCAGGGCCGCGGCGCGGCCGCCCCGCCGGCCAACAGCGCGATGGCGGACGCCCTGCGTCGCGCCGGCCTGGCCTGATCGAACCCGTCGGCCGTCCCGCCGGCCGCGGGGCGGCTGCTGCCGGACCTGACGCGCGGCTGGCACGAGCGACGGTGGCTCCCTGCCGTGCCTGTCGAGCTGCCCCATACCTGGGGCAGCTCGACAGGCGGCCAACCTCATCTGCGCTCCACCGCCGGCGGCCTCGCCGAGCGGCGGCGCGCGGCGCGGCGCACGTCCGCCTTGTTCGCGTCGCCCCGCCCGCGTCGCCCGCTCGCTGGGCGGTTTGGTCGGCCTCGGAATCCTGACCACCGCGACACCGCCCGCGTCGTCGAGGAACAGGGCGACCTCGTCCTATCGCGGCATGCTGTGGAGCTGATGTCGTCAACGAATCGCGTGATGTCGCTACCGACTCAGCTCCAGAGGGCCCGGGAGACATGCGGGCGGGATCACCGGGCGTTCACGCGATGGCGGCGCTGCGGGCGGGCGAAGGCCAGCGCAGTGCCCTGCCGGACCGAGGCAGATCGACGGCGCGCCGGGAGGCGGCCTGGGCGGGAACCGGGCTGCAGCCGGGCGGTGGGCGTACCGTCGGGGCGTGGGTGAGGACGACGGCCTGGACTGGCCGGACCGGCAGCGGCGGGCGGTGCTGGCGCACGCCGAGGCCGACGCCCGGCGGCGGGCGGCGGAGCACGCGGAGGCGGCGGGGATCGTGGCCTGGTTCGTGGCGGAGGCGAACCGCCGAGGGCTTCGCCCCACCCGGCTCGTCGCGCGCTCCTACGACGGCCGCGGCCGGTACCGGACCCGGCTCACCGGCTGGTACGTGGATCGGGCCCGGAGCCGGGCGGTCGACGTGCAGGGAGGGTTCCATCTGCTGACCGTGCCGGGCGGCCTGCGCGCCCGGCTGCTCGGCGCCGAGCCGGAGCCCAGCCCGCCGCCGCTGATCGTCGGCGAGGGCGGTCGGGACGGCGAGTCGATCCCGCTGCGAGTGCTTCTCACGCGCCGGCTGGACGCCGGGAACGACGGTTGAGGTTCCACCACCACAGCTGCTGCACGACCAGGGTGAGCAGGCCGGCGAGAACGATGGCGCAGACGTTGATGACCAGTTGGAGCGCCGAGCCGGCCGCCTCGTGCCACACCCCGTAGGCGCCGGCGACGGCCACGTTCGCGGCGGCCGGCACGGTGGTGACCGAGATCAGCACCCCGACCAGGCTGCCGGACTTCTTCGAGGTCAGTGACAGCATGCCGGCGACCCCGGCCAGCAGTCCGACCACCCAGGAGAGCGCGTCCGGTCGCCAGATGAAGTCGGTGAGCGGCCGCTCGGCCAGGAGCATCTGCCGGTTGACCAGGTCGGCGGCGGTGAGCGCCCAGGTGCTGAGCACGGTGGCCGCCATGGCGGCCAGGAACCCCACCACGAGTGCCTGCACCGAGCGCCCGATCGTCCGGACCTGGCGGCGGAGCAGGGCCACGCAGAGCGCCGCGAGGGGGCCGAACTCGGGGCCGACGACCATGGCGCCGACGACGAGGATCGGCTGGTCCAGCAGGACGCCGATGCCGGCGATCATGGTGGCCACGATGATCAGCACCAGGTAGGTGCCGGAGAGTTCGGTCTGCTCGCCGGTCTTCGCCGCGATCTCGTCCCAGACCACGGCGTCGGCGCCGCTGCCGGGCGCCCGTTCCGCCGCCCGCTCGGCGGCCGCCGAGATCGTCAGTTCCACGTCGTCGGCCGCGATGCCGCCGCGGACATCCACACCCAACTGCTGCAGGCCCTGCAGGACGGTGTCGGCGCTCTCCCGGACCACGTCGCACTGGATCAGGTCGCCCGCGGGCTGTCGGGCGACGCCCGGGAGCACCACGAGGTGGGTCACCCCCGGCTCGGCGGCGAGCAGGTCGGCCACCTCCGTCGACTGGTCCGGTGAAGCGATGACCCTCAGGTGCAGCACGTCTCCCCCTCGCCCGACCGGCCAGCCCATGCCTCGCCCGTCTGGCCGCCGCGACTCTACCGCCCGGTCCGCTGATCCCGTTGACCGCACAAGGGACCGCTGGTCAGCCGTGTCCCGGTGAGGAGTTTGGGGGTTGATCGGGGCGAAGCAGCCCGAGTGTCACCATTCGGCGCCGCTGAGCTGTCTCAGGCTGATAAAACCCATCTATAGCGCTTTGTCGCATTCTGCGGAGGTCGGAACGGTGCCGGTGCCTGGTGGTCTCGTGAACGCCCCCGATCGCGCCCTGTCGCGGACGCGCCCCGACCGGGGCAAGCGGTTCGTCGACGCGGTGGTGGCGGCCGTCCTGCTGGTGCTCGTCGCGCCGGTGCTCGCGGTGGTGGCGGTCCTGGTCGCGGTGGGGCTCGGCCGCCCGGTGCTGTTCCGCCAGTGCCGCGCCGGCCTGGACGGCCAGCCCTTCGAGGTGATCAAGTTCCGCACCATGCGGCCCCCGGACCCGAGCCGCGGCCTGGTCGGCGACGCCGCCCGGCTCACGCCGCTGGGGCGCTGGCTGCGTGCCACCAGCCTGGACGAGCTGCCCACGCTCTGGAACGTGCTGCGCGGCGACATGAGTCTGGTCGGCCCGCGCCCGCTGCTGCCGGAGTACCTCGACCGCTACTCGCCCTGGCAGGCCCGCCGACACGAGGTGCGGCCGGGCGTGACCGGGCTGGCCCAGGTGCGCGGGCGCAACAGCCTGAGCTGGGAGGAGAAGCTCGACCTCGACGTGTGGTACGTGGACAGCCGCAGCCCTCGGGTCGATCTGTCGATCCTCCTCGCGACCGTACGCACGGTGCTGCGCCGCGAGGGGATCACCGCGGCAGGGGCGGCGACCGCCCCCGAGTTCCTCGGTACGCCCGACCGCCCGGCACCGGCGCAACGCGACCGGACACCGGT from Micromonospora sp. WMMD812 harbors:
- a CDS encoding DUF389 domain-containing protein; protein product: MLHLRVIASPDQSTEVADLLAAEPGVTHLVVLPGVARQPAGDLIQCDVVRESADTVLQGLQQLGVDVRGGIAADDVELTISAAAERAAERAPGSGADAVVWDEIAAKTGEQTELSGTYLVLIIVATMIAGIGVLLDQPILVVGAMVVGPEFGPLAALCVALLRRQVRTIGRSVQALVVGFLAAMAATVLSTWALTAADLVNRQMLLAERPLTDFIWRPDALSWVVGLLAGVAGMLSLTSKKSGSLVGVLISVTTVPAAANVAVAGAYGVWHEAAGSALQLVINVCAIVLAGLLTLVVQQLWWWNLNRRSRRPAGA
- a CDS encoding sugar transferase, with amino-acid sequence MNAPDRALSRTRPDRGKRFVDAVVAAVLLVLVAPVLAVVAVLVAVGLGRPVLFRQCRAGLDGQPFEVIKFRTMRPPDPSRGLVGDAARLTPLGRWLRATSLDELPTLWNVLRGDMSLVGPRPLLPEYLDRYSPWQARRHEVRPGVTGLAQVRGRNSLSWEEKLDLDVWYVDSRSPRVDLSILLATVRTVLRREGITAAGAATAPEFLGTPDRPAPAQRDRTPV